The proteins below are encoded in one region of Legionella antarctica:
- a CDS encoding glycosyltransferase family 39 protein, producing MFISLRYARNWAAGDGLLWNLQSPPVEGYSNFSFVVLGAFSLILNSDPVLVLKSAGVLGLFFTCYFIYLISRFWFERRESLIPCLGILLYKGQIIWAVSGFETTMYQALLCGAVYFVLRGLGYNLFPGLRGIPKPTYFLFSGLLLTLAGMTRPEAPVFMVLFIILILWDMPQKGSKNYWQGMLLFFLPLLFIFLPYFLWRWSYYGFLFPNSVYCKGLANTSYVLDKNYLKLIWPFAAFSFFAWFKKPDKRYYFLGLPSLLYLLMLLGSDPVAAFDNRLFLPAFVLLLPLALKGICDTVIMYSKQRDQIFFTALYIVSFCVAFFFIPSATLAEYRYFKNNPVQGEQLRTKVLRWLDRHARKHDTVVLADAGFIPYHSQLNFIDSYCLNNLSMTQYPKAQMYEQFCHRILGEKPQVIILTALIEHGQVTYTPSDICLKKILKGQDEYKLTKVFYTESPDSKYQYELFTNF from the coding sequence ATGTTCATTTCCTTGCGTTATGCCAGAAATTGGGCCGCAGGAGATGGATTACTATGGAATCTACAATCCCCTCCGGTAGAAGGCTATTCAAATTTTAGTTTTGTTGTCTTGGGAGCATTTTCACTAATTTTAAATAGTGACCCGGTTTTGGTACTGAAGTCTGCTGGGGTGTTAGGTCTTTTTTTTACCTGTTATTTTATCTATTTGATAAGCCGATTTTGGTTTGAACGACGTGAATCGTTAATTCCCTGTCTTGGAATACTGCTTTACAAGGGACAAATCATCTGGGCAGTGAGTGGTTTTGAGACTACGATGTATCAGGCCTTACTATGTGGGGCAGTTTATTTTGTTCTACGTGGATTAGGATACAATTTATTCCCTGGCCTACGTGGAATTCCTAAACCCACTTATTTTTTATTTTCTGGGCTGTTATTGACACTAGCGGGGATGACTCGTCCAGAAGCTCCTGTCTTTATGGTTTTATTTATTATCTTGATTCTGTGGGATATGCCTCAAAAAGGAAGTAAAAATTATTGGCAGGGGATGCTTCTTTTTTTTCTGCCCCTTTTATTCATCTTCCTGCCCTATTTTTTATGGCGATGGAGCTACTACGGATTTTTATTTCCCAACTCTGTTTATTGCAAAGGTCTTGCGAATACCTCGTATGTACTGGATAAAAACTATCTTAAACTCATATGGCCATTCGCTGCTTTTTCTTTTTTTGCCTGGTTTAAGAAACCAGATAAGCGCTATTATTTTTTAGGTTTGCCTAGTTTGTTGTACTTGTTAATGCTGCTAGGTTCAGATCCAGTGGCAGCTTTTGATAATCGTCTTTTTTTACCCGCTTTTGTTCTGTTACTCCCCTTAGCACTTAAGGGTATATGTGATACTGTTATAATGTATTCCAAACAAAGAGATCAGATTTTTTTTACGGCTTTATATATAGTCTCTTTCTGTGTTGCCTTTTTTTTCATTCCATCAGCCACTCTTGCAGAATACCGCTATTTTAAAAATAATCCGGTACAAGGAGAACAACTACGCACTAAGGTGCTACGTTGGTTAGATAGGCACGCTCGCAAGCATGATACCGTTGTTTTAGCCGATGCAGGGTTCATTCCATATCATAGTCAGTTAAATTTTATAGATTCTTATTGTTTGAATAATTTATCAATGACCCAATATCCTAAAGCACAGATGTATGAGCAATTTTGCCACCGAATTTTAGGTGAAAAACCGCAAGTAATTATTTTGACTGCTCTAATTGAACATGGTCAAGTGACCTATACTCCAAGTGATATTTGCTTGAAAAAAATACTTAAAGGTCAGGATGAGTACAAATTAACCAAGGTTTTTTATACTGAATCTCCCGATTCTAAATATCAGTATGAATTGTTTACTAATTTTTGA